Proteins encoded in a region of the Deltaproteobacteria bacterium genome:
- a CDS encoding PEGA domain-containing protein, protein MLLAFLGLVGLVPSTPASAAEAEAASARVAVHPLKSLGLDLETLGRLEEVLRGEMERVPGIELVEIPATRAAADEIGCDGKPACLGPFATKLGAAVAVYGVVAALGESYNITLKAVDGGGQDRGRVQKTIGGEETVLIDGIRGAAYQLLRPDLYVGKLELQVPVAGADVQIDGRSVGVTPLDGPIHGLSPGKHALKIVSKGFSDFDKFVEVRFQRTSVVSVDLEGSSVSGVIYREEPPPPLVAVTPTPETPPAAVTDPSAPPPPRSHVLRWAGVGVGGAGLLAAGGAVVFVARANKTSGEFTQRWEDEGRGPDATLDGADWQSYQSDRKTANALYLTAGIGLAAGAGLVVIDLLQGGPQPQAPAAEKKPEASARLLVGPSYLGLRVSF, encoded by the coding sequence TTGCTCCTGGCCTTCCTCGGCCTGGTGGGGCTCGTCCCCTCGACGCCCGCGTCCGCCGCCGAGGCCGAGGCCGCCTCGGCCCGGGTCGCGGTCCACCCCCTCAAGAGCCTGGGCCTCGATCTCGAGACCCTCGGGCGCCTCGAGGAGGTGCTGCGAGGCGAGATGGAGCGGGTCCCGGGCATCGAGCTCGTCGAGATCCCGGCCACCCGCGCCGCGGCGGACGAGATCGGCTGCGACGGCAAGCCGGCCTGCCTCGGCCCCTTCGCGACCAAGCTCGGCGCCGCGGTCGCCGTCTACGGCGTGGTGGCGGCGCTGGGCGAGTCCTACAACATCACCCTCAAGGCGGTGGACGGCGGCGGCCAGGATCGCGGCCGGGTCCAGAAGACCATCGGCGGCGAGGAGACGGTCCTCATCGACGGCATCAGGGGCGCCGCCTATCAGCTCCTGCGACCCGACCTCTACGTCGGCAAGCTCGAGCTGCAGGTCCCCGTCGCGGGCGCCGACGTGCAGATCGACGGCCGGAGCGTCGGGGTGACCCCCCTGGACGGCCCGATCCACGGTCTCTCACCGGGCAAGCACGCCCTGAAGATCGTCTCCAAGGGCTTCAGCGACTTCGACAAGTTCGTCGAGGTCCGCTTCCAGCGCACCAGCGTGGTCAGCGTCGATCTCGAGGGCTCCTCGGTCTCCGGCGTGATCTACCGGGAGGAGCCACCGCCCCCGCTGGTCGCGGTGACCCCGACCCCGGAGACCCCCCCCGCGGCGGTCACCGACCCGTCCGCGCCGCCGCCGCCGCGCTCCCACGTCCTGCGCTGGGCCGGGGTCGGCGTCGGAGGCGCGGGGCTCCTCGCCGCGGGTGGCGCGGTCGTCTTCGTGGCGCGGGCCAACAAGACCTCCGGCGAGTTCACCCAGCGCTGGGAGGACGAGGGGCGGGGCCCCGACGCCACCCTCGATGGCGCGGACTGGCAGAGCTACCAGAGCGATCGGAAGACCGCGAACGCCCTCTACCTCACCGCGGGCATCGGCCTGGCGGCGGGGGCGGGGCTGGTCGTGATCGACCTGCTGCAGGGCGGACCCCAGCCGCAGGCGCCGGCGGCGGAGAAGAAGCCCGAGGCGAGCGCGCGGTTGCTCGTCGGGCCCAGTTATCTGGGCTTGCGGGTCAGCTTCTAG
- a CDS encoding Stp1/IreP family PP2C-type Ser/Thr phosphatase → MQLSAYGETDVGRKRKHNEDAFLVDSELGLFIVADGMGGHAAGEVASAKAVEVIQAHVASRRDVLEAYAADPADFDLRDQCQAIVEEAIHLACAEIFDLAQSQAEKRGMGTTTVLILKAGSKAIIGHVGDSRAYLLRNEKAYQLTEDHTLVNAQLKQGLISKEEAKRAAFQNVITRSVGYQRSVQVDTLLTDLLPGDRYLLCSDGLSGYVREDEYAKFLGAGTAGELPEKLLKLANHRGGKDNITAIILEVEGEATAPEKADVEERMEVLRRIPLFKHLKYKELIQLLSIVQTRTAVDGETLITEGEAGEELFVILRGGAEVRAGETPVAQLGAGSHFGEMALIDASPRSATVVAVQQSTLLIIDRDNFFTLLRRDSLLAVKLLWAFLQILSERLRATNEELSGAKSELAARAPTPFGQE, encoded by the coding sequence ATGCAGCTTTCCGCCTACGGAGAGACCGACGTCGGCCGCAAGCGGAAGCACAATGAGGATGCCTTCCTCGTGGACAGCGAGTTGGGCCTCTTCATCGTCGCCGACGGTATGGGAGGACACGCGGCCGGTGAGGTCGCGAGTGCCAAGGCCGTCGAGGTCATCCAGGCCCACGTCGCCTCGCGAAGGGACGTCCTGGAGGCCTACGCGGCGGATCCAGCCGATTTCGACCTGCGGGATCAGTGCCAGGCGATCGTCGAGGAGGCGATCCACCTGGCCTGCGCCGAGATCTTCGATCTCGCGCAGTCCCAGGCCGAGAAGCGAGGCATGGGCACCACCACGGTGCTGATCCTCAAGGCTGGCTCCAAGGCGATCATCGGCCACGTCGGCGACTCTCGTGCCTATCTCCTGCGAAACGAAAAGGCCTACCAGCTGACCGAGGATCACACCCTGGTCAACGCCCAGCTCAAGCAGGGGCTGATCTCGAAGGAGGAGGCCAAGCGCGCCGCCTTCCAGAACGTGATCACCCGCTCGGTGGGCTATCAGCGCTCGGTCCAGGTCGACACCCTCCTGACCGACCTGCTCCCGGGCGATCGCTATCTCCTCTGCTCGGACGGGCTCTCGGGCTACGTGCGGGAGGACGAGTACGCCAAGTTCCTGGGCGCCGGCACGGCCGGTGAGCTGCCCGAGAAGCTGCTGAAGCTCGCCAACCACCGCGGCGGCAAGGACAACATCACGGCCATCATCCTCGAGGTCGAGGGTGAGGCCACCGCGCCGGAGAAGGCGGACGTCGAGGAGCGGATGGAGGTGCTGCGGCGCATCCCGCTCTTCAAGCACCTCAAGTACAAGGAGCTCATCCAGCTCCTCTCCATCGTCCAGACCCGCACCGCGGTCGACGGGGAGACCCTCATCACCGAGGGCGAGGCGGGCGAGGAGCTCTTCGTCATCCTCCGCGGCGGCGCCGAGGTCCGGGCGGGGGAGACCCCGGTGGCCCAGCTCGGGGCTGGCTCCCACTTCGGCGAGATGGCCCTGATCGACGCCTCGCCCCGCTCGGCGACGGTGGTGGCGGTTCAGCAGAGCACGCTGCTCATCATCGATCGGGACAACTTCTTCACGCTCCTGCGGCGGGACTCGCTCCTGGCGGTGAAGCTCCTCTGGGCCTTCCTGCAGATCCTGAGCGAGCGCCTGCGCGCCACCAACGAGGAGCTCTCCGGGGCGAAGTCGGAGCTGGCGGCTCGGGCCCCGACCCCCTTCGGTCAGGAGTGA